The Labeo rohita strain BAU-BD-2019 unplaced genomic scaffold, IGBB_LRoh.1.0 scaffold_1341, whole genome shotgun sequence genomic interval ACACAGAAGCATCAAAACTAGTTCAGGTAAACTTACTTGAATGAGTCCCATGCAACAGAACTGGAGCAAACTTTTGTCCAAGAATCCTCCATCGAAGAATCCATTGTCTCTGAGGTCAGCGAACAGGGAAATCCAGAATTCCATGCACTCTTTTCGCAGAACCCCCCACCAGTACTCGATCCTTTGGTTGGCAGTACTTGCACCCTCCAAATAGCTGTCAAGGGTTTCATCTGCGTGACTGATGTGAAGAAAACGTTGAAAGTCTCTAACATAACCATTTTCAGTTCCAAGATCCCCCCTAACAACTCTAGGGCATCCTCCCAAATGCTTCACTGCTTCAATATAGTAACCACCTATTAGCTTTGGGTCGCTACTAGTTGTGTAGGCATTAAGCCAAATAATCTTACGCGAAAAGCCATCAATGCAGCCATTAATACAGACGCCGTATGGTTTTAATTTATCGTATGAGTCCAAATGCCAAATAAAGTTTGGACCCTTAGCAAAGTAGTTGCGCCGTCTGAGACGTCTGGCTCTTCTCGCCGAAACTCCAGCAGAATCCAATTCCTTCAGCACCATGCGCACATCCTCTTTTCTCACACGCAGACCCTTCTCTCTGCATTTCGCGTACATCCATCGGTACCCATGAAGTTGCCCAGAGTACTGCAGCTGATGACTGATGAAATCAACAAGGTCCACTAAGGCCGAATAATCTTTCCGTCGAGACAATCCTTTTTTGTGTAATATTCTTTTCAGGTGTCTTTCGCTGACGTCAAAACCGTGCCTTGAACTAAGCATATACTGTATGTCTTTGTACTTCAGTCcaagttcaaaataaaactcaatGAACTGCTCCATTACGAATGCACGTAGATGTCTGAACCACTGGAAACGGTAAAGTAAACAGGAAGTaggaaacaggaagttattttgcgagagaacgcaaaaatgtttgcgagagaacgcaaaagttttgcgagggaacgcaaaaatgtttgcgagagaacgcaaaagttttgcgagggaacgcaaaggtttgcgagagaacgcaaaaatgtttgcgagagaacgcaaaagttttgcgagggaacgcaaaaatgtttgcgagagaacgcaaaagttttgcgagggaacgcaaaaaatctgaaaaatatttttcctcccaccctgaattttttttcactcactctgatttttttcaccaccatgtcccttaaggggctccgtaCTGTTTCCATCTAGTGGTAAATATGAGTTAAATtctgttacatttttgtttttacaggaaCACAAATGtaacagaatttgaaaatgaatttgaacagaattttaatttgaaatgatgtttgtgtatgttatgGTAGTTGATACAGTAggtgcatgtttttatttttctgttttgttttgtttaattataaatGACACTGACTTACACACTTCCTGTaagtttgaaatgtaaaaaagtcaGGATTTGGCCCAGAAGCTGATCATTCAGCATGCCAGAGTGAATAGCAAAGGTTAAGAAGAAAAAGGTACTGTAAACACTGTAAATACTAACACCTGGCATATATTATTaatcttcttctttttttttttttttttttttttt includes:
- the LOC127158110 gene encoding uncharacterized protein LOC127158110, with the translated sequence MEQFIEFYFELGLKYKDIQYMLSSRHGFDVSERHLKRILHKKGLSRRKDYSALVDLVDFISHQLQYSGQLHGYRWMYAKCREKGLRVRKEDVRMVLKELDSAGVSARRARRLRRRNYFAKGPNFIWHLDSYDKLKPYGVCINGCIDGFSRKIIWLNAYTTSSDPKLIGGYYIEAVKHLGGCPRVVRGDLGTENGYVRDFQRFLHISHADETLDSYLEGASTANQRIEYWWGVLRKECMEFWISLFADLRDNGFFDGGFLDKSLLQFCCMGLIQDELDDTAQIWNAHTIRPSKNIGNPSGRPSVMYALPELYHTRDFLTSADTECVQLCQHECTFRRPIPCDPDVNELCNVIISESQLNIPRDPYQAVNLYMHLRDVIRALL